One window of Phoenix dactylifera cultivar Barhee BC4 chromosome 5, palm_55x_up_171113_PBpolish2nd_filt_p, whole genome shotgun sequence genomic DNA carries:
- the LOC103711648 gene encoding DNA-directed RNA polymerases II, IV and V subunit 9A-like has product MSAMKFCRECNNILYPKEDKQKKILLFACRNCDYEEVADSFCVYRNEVHHAVGERTQILQDVANDPTLPRTKDVRCVKCDHPEAVFFQASSRGEEGMTLFFVCCNPACGYRWRD; this is encoded by the exons ATGAGTGCCATGAAGTTCTGCCGCGAGTG CAACAACATTCTGTACCCAAAGGAGGACAAGCAGAAGAAGATCCTTCTCTTCGCCTGCCGCAACTGCGACTATGAG GAGGTTGCCGACAGCTTTTGTGTCTATAGAAATGAAGTGCACCATGCAGTTGGTGAACGTACTCAAATCCTACAAGATGTCGCAAATGATCCTACTCTTCCTCGCACCAAGGATGTCAGATGTGTGAAATGCGACCATCCTGAAGCTGTGTTCTTCCAG GCTTCTAGTAGAGGGGAAGAAGGTATGACCCTGTTCTTTGTCTGCTGCAACCCGGCTTGCGGATATCGGTGGAGAGATTGA
- the LOC103711647 gene encoding S-norcoclaurine synthase 1-like codes for MAEVTSQSLGHSVPVANVQALAAAIDGQTDIPPRYIRPEAESDPIARDDDGQFPVIDLKRLLDPEFSEDETAKLDHACQEWGFFQLINHGVPDEVIKRMKDDIMEFFKLPLEEKKAFAQLPNSLEGYGQAFVVSEDQKLDWADMIYLISRPLHSRNMRFWPTHPPTFRATLDNYSLELKQVAGCLLKFLAKSLGLEPGIISNIFKDQPQGVRINYYPPCPKADKVLGLSAHTDATGLTLLLQVSDVQGLQIKKDGKWFLVDPLPGAFVVQVGDILEILSNGKYKSSVHRATINTEKERLSVAAFHGPDHDSMVGPLRELLKGGKEHYKSMSYQDYMKTFFSAKLEGRTLLESMKLND; via the exons atggcCGAAGTGACCTCCCAGTCCCTGGGTCACTCCGTCCCGGTGGCAAACGTGCAAGCTCTTGCAGCTGCCATCGATGGCCAGACGGACATCCCTCCGAGGTACATCAGGCCTGAAGCTGAGTCCGATCCAATTGCTCGTGATGATGACGGCCAGTTTCCAGTAATCGATCTCAAAAGactgctcgatcccgaattttCTGAAGACGAGACTGCCAAACTTGACCATGCTTGCCAGGAGTGGGGTTTCTTCCAG CTGATAAATCATGGAGTTCCTGATGAAGTGATCAAGCGAATGAAGGATGACATCATGGAATTCTTCAAGCTTCCACTGGAGGAAAAGAAGGCGTTTGCTCAGCTACCGAACAGCCTCGAAGGCTATGGCCAAGCTTTTGTGGTCTCAGAGGACCAGAAGTTGGACTGGGCAGACATGATTTACCTCATTTCTCGACCACTCCATTCAAGGAACATGAGATTCTGGCCTACTCACCCTCCCACATTCAG GGCTACCCTGGATAACTACTCGTTGGAGCTGAAGCAAGTGGCAGGATGTCTCCTTAAGTTTCTGGCTAAGAGTTTGGGGCTTGAACCAGGGATAATTTCCAATATTTTCAAGGACCAGCCACAAGGAGTGAGGATTAATTACTATCCACCATGCCCGAAAGCCGATAAGGTGTTGGGCCTCTCAGCTCACACAGATGCCACCGGCTTGACATTGCTCCTTCAGGTAAGTGACGTTCAAGGATTGCAGATAAAGAAGGACGGCAAATGGTTCCTTGTGGACCCACTCCCTGGTGCTTTTGTTGTTCAAGTTGGCGATATCCTTGAG ATATTGAGTAATGGAAAATATAAAAGCAGCGTGCATAGGGCCACCATAAACACCGAGAAAGAACGCCTCTCAGTCGCTGCATTCCATGGTCCAGACCATGACTCCATGGTTGGCCCTCTTCGGGAACTCCTGAAAGGAGGCAAAGAGCATTATAAGTCGATGAGCTACCAAGACTACATGAAGACCTTCTTCTCCGCAAAACTTGAAGGCAGGACTTTGTTGGAGAGCATGAAGTTGAACGATTAG
- the LOC103711682 gene encoding squamosa promoter-binding-like protein 13, giving the protein MMLEYEWGNSAAAAAAAMLLFGDQETGQDTGQDRAVFDSYGSHGGLGGVGFFPNPQPLTAAALFSPSSSSSSSCHQRYGLALPPAPARIGLNLGVRTYFSSASPEEDMVVGRVCRRRTRTALCQAEGCGADLTHAKHYHRRHKVCEFHSKASVVIIAGHSQRFCQQCSRFHVLAEFDQGKRSCRKRLADHNRRRRKSQDLTTATITITQANNGTTNTNRGVINNSVANPERVFTASSSSSSTNNNNNNNNNCTPTAPLAFTTCKLETESTVTQVVSSPPAPPPLPLPPPATEPRMALGLGCGGGGIVTVLPAAATGLSASSSAGTSPAPSVPFLSHLGEFRGHEIRFPSWDDAGDGSSIRGLYQST; this is encoded by the exons ATGATGTTGGAGTATGAATGGGGGAAttcagcggcggcggcggcggcggcgatgcTGTTGTTCGGGGACCAGGAGACCGGTCAGGACACGGGGCAGGACCGAGCGGTGTTCGACAGCTACGGCAGCCATGGTGGCCTCGGCGGCGTGGGCTTCTTCCCAAACCCGCAGCCTCTGACGGCGGCGGCACTCTTCTCGCCGTCCTCCTCGTCATCCTCTTCCTGCCACCAGAGGTATGGACTGGCTCTGCCGCCGGCGCCGGCGAGGATCGGGCTGAACCTGGGCGTGCGCACCTActtctcctccgcctccccggaGGAGGATATGGTCGTCGGCCGGGTGTGCCGAAGAAGAACTCGCACCGCCCTGTGCCAGGCCGAGGGCTGCGGCGCCGACCTCACCCACGCCAAGCACTACCACCGCCGCCACAAGGTCTGCGAGTTCCACTCCAAGGCTTCCGTCGTCATCATCGCCGGCCACTCCCAGCGCTTCTGCCAGCAGTGCAGCAG GTTCCATGTACTCGCGGAGTTCGATCAAGGGAAGCGGAGCTGCAGGAAGCGACTGGCGGATCACAACCGTCGAAGGAGGAAGTCTCAGGACCTTACGACGGCCACCATTACCATCACCCAGGCCAATAATGGCACCACCAATACTAATCGCGGCGTGATCAACAACTCGGTGGCCAATCCAGAGAGGGTATTCACTgctagcagcagcagcagcagcacaaacaacaacaataataacaataacaacTGCACTCCTACCGCTCCCTTGGCGTTCACTACGTGCAAGCTGGAGACTGAGTCTACGGTGACTCAAGTAGTGTCGTCTCCTCCGGCACCTCCGCCGCTGCCGCTGCCCCCACCAGCCACAGAGCCAAGGATGGCGCTGGGGCTGGGCTGCGGCGGCGGAGGCATCGTGACAGTACTCCCAGCAGCAGCAACAGGGCTGTCGGCCTCGTCATCAGCGGGGACTTCGCCGGCGCCGAGCGTCCCATTCTTGTCTCACCTTGGGGAGTTCCGTGGGCATGAGATCAGGTTCCCCAGCTGGGACGATGCGGGGGATGGCAGCAGTATTAGAGGTCTTTATCAGAGCACGTAG